Proteins from a single region of Bdellovibrio bacteriovorus HD100:
- a CDS encoding thymidylate synthase, with protein MKQYHDLIKTVLEHGVKKEDRTGTGTISMFGYQMRYNLQEGFPLLTTKKLHTRSIFHELLWFLKGETNIKYLHDNKVTIWDEWADENGNLGPVYGKQWRSWETADGRTIDQITNVVEQIKKNPNSRRMLVVAFNPGDVDKMALPPCHAFFQFYVANGKLSCQLYQRSADIFLGVPFNIASYALLTHMIAQVCDLEVGDFVHTLGDAHLYLNHLEQANLQLTREFRPLPQLKLNPAKKDLFDFTYEDIEIIGYDPHPAIKAEVAV; from the coding sequence ATGAAGCAGTATCACGATCTCATCAAAACAGTTCTAGAACATGGCGTGAAAAAAGAGGACCGCACAGGCACCGGCACTATTTCCATGTTCGGTTATCAGATGCGCTACAATCTGCAAGAGGGCTTCCCTCTGCTGACCACCAAAAAACTGCACACGCGCTCGATCTTTCATGAACTGCTGTGGTTCCTGAAGGGTGAAACCAACATCAAGTATCTTCACGACAACAAAGTGACGATCTGGGATGAATGGGCTGATGAAAACGGCAACCTGGGCCCGGTGTACGGAAAACAATGGCGCTCCTGGGAAACGGCCGACGGCCGCACCATCGATCAGATCACCAACGTCGTAGAGCAAATCAAAAAGAATCCGAACTCCCGCCGCATGCTGGTGGTGGCGTTCAATCCGGGCGACGTTGACAAGATGGCTTTGCCGCCATGTCACGCCTTCTTCCAGTTCTATGTGGCGAACGGAAAGCTTTCCTGCCAGCTGTATCAGCGCAGTGCTGATATCTTCCTGGGCGTGCCGTTCAATATCGCCAGCTACGCTTTGCTGACCCATATGATCGCGCAAGTTTGTGATCTTGAAGTGGGTGACTTTGTTCACACCCTGGGTGATGCGCATCTTTACCTGAATCACCTTGAACAGGCGAACCTGCAACTGACCCGTGAATTCCGTCCACTGCCTCAGTTGAAACTGAACCCGGCAAAGAAGGATCTTTTCGACTTCACTTACGAAGACATCGAAATCATCGGTTACGATCCGCACCCGGCCATCAAGGCTGAGGTGGCAGTATGA
- a CDS encoding dihydrofolate reductase: protein MILTHVVACSQNRVIGAQGGLPWSLPEDMKFFRETTKGHIMIMGRKTFDSFNGRALPNRYHIVVTRDPSKQSFNSTESSPVVFVASIEEAVKHAEPLTAKWGDEVFIIGGGEIYKQAMPITDKIYLTLIHREFPGDTYYPEIDEKVFTQTERRDIETPIPFSFLTYLRK from the coding sequence ATGATTTTGACTCATGTGGTGGCCTGTTCGCAGAACCGTGTGATTGGCGCGCAAGGGGGCCTTCCCTGGAGTCTGCCCGAGGACATGAAGTTCTTCCGCGAAACCACCAAGGGTCATATCATGATCATGGGGCGCAAGACGTTTGATTCTTTCAACGGCCGCGCCCTTCCCAACCGCTACCACATAGTGGTGACACGCGACCCGTCCAAACAAAGCTTCAACTCCACCGAATCCAGCCCCGTGGTTTTCGTTGCTTCCATCGAAGAAGCGGTGAAACACGCCGAACCTTTGACTGCAAAATGGGGCGACGAGGTTTTCATTATTGGCGGCGGCGAAATCTACAAACAGGCAATGCCGATCACGGACAAAATCTATCTGACGCTGATCCACCGCGAGTTTCCGGGGGACACTTATTACCCTGAAATTGACGAAAAGGTGTTCACTCAGACTGAGCGACGTGACATCGAAACGCCTATTCCTTTTTCGTTTCTGACTTACTTGCGCAAGTAG
- a CDS encoding PilZ domain-containing protein: MSSTTAKRFRTKEMASIEVYGHIGILVAKLRNISQTGAFLEVSQGDYVPQKGDLLNLTVKLDTVDRTHNVAAEVIWSKGLGLGICFINKDQILERMMAKAGSF; the protein is encoded by the coding sequence ATGAGCTCAACAACCGCAAAACGATTCAGAACCAAAGAGATGGCTTCGATCGAAGTGTACGGCCACATCGGCATCCTGGTGGCGAAGCTCAGAAACATCTCCCAGACCGGCGCTTTCCTGGAAGTTTCCCAAGGGGACTATGTCCCACAAAAAGGCGACCTGCTGAACCTTACAGTCAAGTTAGACACTGTCGATCGTACGCACAACGTGGCGGCCGAAGTGATCTGGAGCAAAGGACTGGGACTGGGTATTTGCTTTATCAACAAGGATCAAATCCTTGAAAGAATGATGGCCAAAGCCGGCTCCTTCTAA
- the murB gene encoding UDP-N-acetylmuramate dehydrogenase: MQIQNSHDLSSSNTLQLRSLAERFVELYTPADLSTLLMNPELKNLPWKILGGGSNLVLPSQIEGLVLKVSNLGRKLIHEDPDYWFVKAQAGEVWNDFVQWTLEEGYWGLENLSLIPGTVGAAPIQNIGAYGVEVKDTLWEVHALDLQTGEPRVFSNKECQFSYRDSYFKQEGAGRYLIWDVTFRLPKKNVLHLEYGDIRKEVERNNWPQDPRHVAQAVINIRQSKLPDPKVIGNAGSFFKNPIVSKELRDGLLSKHNDLVSFPYEDRYKLAAGWLIDRAGWKGKKLGPVGMYEKQALVLVNHGGATADDVWKLARQVSSDVHTQFGVEIEAEPIRW, translated from the coding sequence ATGCAGATCCAAAACTCTCACGACCTCAGCTCTTCCAACACCCTTCAGTTGCGCTCATTAGCAGAGCGTTTTGTCGAGCTGTACACGCCTGCGGATCTGTCCACCCTGCTGATGAATCCTGAACTGAAGAACCTGCCTTGGAAAATCCTGGGTGGCGGCAGCAATCTGGTATTGCCTTCACAGATCGAGGGACTGGTTCTGAAAGTATCTAACCTCGGACGCAAGCTGATTCACGAAGATCCGGATTACTGGTTCGTCAAAGCCCAGGCCGGAGAAGTCTGGAACGACTTCGTTCAGTGGACCCTGGAAGAAGGCTATTGGGGCCTTGAGAATCTGTCTTTGATTCCTGGCACAGTGGGTGCGGCCCCGATCCAAAATATCGGCGCCTACGGCGTAGAGGTTAAAGACACCCTGTGGGAAGTCCACGCCCTGGATTTGCAGACTGGTGAACCCAGAGTCTTCAGTAATAAAGAATGTCAGTTTTCGTACCGCGACAGCTACTTCAAACAAGAAGGTGCGGGCCGCTATCTGATCTGGGATGTGACCTTCCGTCTGCCAAAGAAAAATGTGCTGCACTTGGAATACGGCGACATCCGCAAAGAAGTTGAGCGCAACAACTGGCCTCAGGATCCCCGTCACGTGGCCCAGGCCGTGATCAACATCCGCCAAAGCAAACTGCCGGATCCAAAAGTGATCGGCAATGCCGGAAGCTTCTTCAAAAACCCCATCGTCAGCAAAGAACTGCGCGATGGCTTGCTTTCCAAACACAACGACCTGGTCAGCTTCCCGTACGAAGACCGCTACAAACTTGCGGCCGGTTGGCTGATTGATCGCGCGGGCTGGAAGGGCAAAAAGCTGGGCCCTGTGGGCATGTATGAAAAGCAGGCGCTGGTTCTTGTAAACCACGGCGGTGCGACCGCAGATGACGTGTGGAAGCTGGCTCGCCAGGTGTCTTCTGACGTTCACACCCAATTCGGCGTCGAAATCGAAGCCGAACCCATCCGCTGGTAA
- a CDS encoding M14 family metallopeptidase yields the protein MKKTTMWMAAVAISAISFLPLQNAQSVDTTQYWMKVRAEDKFQRSLVANTGASIEATREDYVIAVGSLEEKNAVEDLGLLEVSFPMTDAMDFPAKDAAFHNYAEMTEKLRTLTSRHTDISQMNSIGKSLEGRDIWAIRISGDLANADTLPAAIFMGGHHAREHLSIELPLYYVEYLLTEYANGNPRIQRLVNARDLHFIPMVNPDGAEFDISTGSYKSWRKNRRQNSNGTYGVDLNRNYGYGWGGGGASTNPSSDTFRGPSAFSEPETQAIKNYVESHENITSLLSFHTFSQLILYPWGHQYEGISNTRDKQVHEVMAKKMAEWNGYEPKQASGLYIASGDTTDWAYGEHKIISFTFELDPANSGWGSGGFYPGAQIIPEVQRKNLEPVLYMIEHADNPYRVLDGNGPIFKP from the coding sequence ATGAAGAAGACCACCATGTGGATGGCGGCCGTTGCCATTTCCGCTATCAGCTTTTTGCCGCTGCAAAACGCACAATCTGTAGATACCACTCAATATTGGATGAAGGTTCGCGCGGAAGACAAATTCCAGCGAAGCCTGGTTGCCAATACCGGTGCTTCCATTGAAGCGACTCGTGAAGACTATGTGATCGCCGTCGGCAGTCTGGAAGAAAAAAACGCCGTCGAAGACCTGGGACTTCTTGAAGTCAGCTTCCCGATGACCGACGCCATGGACTTCCCGGCGAAAGACGCCGCCTTCCACAACTATGCGGAAATGACCGAGAAACTTAGAACTCTGACGTCCCGGCACACCGACATTTCCCAAATGAATTCCATCGGAAAGTCCCTGGAGGGCCGTGATATCTGGGCCATCCGCATTTCCGGCGATCTTGCCAATGCGGACACTTTGCCAGCGGCGATCTTTATGGGTGGTCACCACGCGCGTGAACATCTGTCCATCGAGCTGCCACTGTACTATGTGGAATACCTGCTGACCGAATACGCCAACGGCAATCCACGCATTCAGCGTTTGGTGAATGCCCGCGATCTGCACTTCATCCCGATGGTCAATCCGGACGGAGCTGAATTTGACATTTCCACGGGCAGCTATAAATCCTGGAGAAAAAACCGCAGACAAAACAGCAACGGAACTTACGGTGTGGATCTGAACCGCAACTACGGTTACGGCTGGGGCGGCGGTGGAGCCAGCACCAACCCGAGCAGCGACACCTTCCGTGGACCATCGGCCTTCAGCGAACCCGAAACTCAGGCAATTAAAAACTATGTTGAGTCCCACGAGAACATCACAAGCCTGCTTTCCTTCCACACGTTCTCGCAGCTGATCCTTTATCCTTGGGGTCACCAGTACGAAGGGATCTCCAACACTCGTGACAAACAGGTTCACGAAGTGATGGCAAAGAAGATGGCGGAGTGGAATGGCTATGAGCCCAAACAAGCCTCTGGCTTGTACATCGCCAGCGGGGACACGACGGACTGGGCTTACGGGGAACACAAGATCATTTCATTCACTTTCGAACTGGATCCGGCCAACAGCGGCTGGGGCTCGGGCGGTTTCTATCCAGGCGCGCAGATCATCCCGGAAGTGCAAAGAAAGAATCTAGAACCGGTTCTTTACATGATCGAACACGCTGACAATCCCTATCGCGTGCTTGATGGCAATGGTCCGATCTTCAAACCCTAG
- a CDS encoding glutathione S-transferase family protein produces the protein MAYHVHSDKPYFDLIIGDKTFSSWSMRAWLVAVQSGLPFREINITLDQPKTAAQIAKFSPSGKVPALKQGKIVLWDSLAIAEYLNELSPEAKLWPEDIGARALARTYAAEVHSGFASLRSQLSMDLKHSEEIRHLTPATISDINRVLEMWTTALKVSEGPYLFGDFCIADAFFAPIVFRFLSYKIQIKDKMAKAYMKNIQDHHGVQFWVEEALKEKTPRKVF, from the coding sequence GTGGCCTATCACGTTCACAGCGACAAACCGTATTTTGACCTGATCATCGGAGACAAAACCTTTTCATCCTGGTCCATGCGTGCGTGGCTGGTGGCGGTGCAATCCGGTTTGCCATTCCGTGAAATCAACATCACTTTGGATCAGCCAAAAACGGCGGCACAGATCGCAAAATTCTCTCCATCCGGAAAAGTGCCGGCTCTGAAACAAGGCAAAATTGTCCTGTGGGATTCTTTGGCGATTGCGGAATACCTGAATGAACTTTCTCCAGAAGCAAAATTGTGGCCTGAAGACATCGGTGCCCGCGCGCTGGCCCGCACCTACGCGGCAGAAGTGCATTCCGGTTTTGCGTCCCTGCGATCCCAACTGAGCATGGATCTGAAACACTCGGAAGAAATCCGCCATTTGACTCCGGCAACCATCAGTGACATCAACCGCGTCCTGGAAATGTGGACCACCGCTTTGAAAGTCAGCGAAGGGCCTTACCTGTTCGGGGACTTCTGCATCGCCGATGCCTTCTTTGCGCCGATTGTCTTCCGCTTCCTGTCTTACAAAATTCAGATCAAAGACAAGATGGCCAAAGCCTATATGAAGAACATCCAGGACCACCACGGAGTGCAATTCTGGGTCGAGGAAGCTTTAAAAGAGAAAACTCCCCGTAAAGTCTTTTGA
- a CDS encoding S8 family serine peptidase codes for MKFTFFSFLLVLSTCSQALAARAIVMMKDASAFQRTLNTRGTWSQSLPGKIEKSLPQLHTFIVDTENPADIERLKSAPGVAYVEKEYFHPAPPRVSEGAVLANIDVVTPGSPWGIEAVKAPQAWSKSNKGDGIRVLVLDSGMNASHPSLAPNFERGRNFTGEDGIYDFYDRTGHGTHVGGTIAAAEDGNGFSGVAPKAKLLAAKVCVDSGCSNTAIVAGISWGIDQGVDVMNLSLGSSGGSPAEKAALLRADQAGITVVAATGNYGINEVFFPASAPSVIAVGAVDKNLNHAVFSQYGPEVSVVAPGVQIVSTIPVGSGRSSTVTLAEATGPQTLKAYHFKGTAVPYTEQTRAVVDCGLGDPADFAGKDVKDKHVLVTLNRVTPIEDQIRNAMRAGATSVIVANDRPGLIETRLFEKDNVLFAVGFFVEQAVGEKIRALVKTSPETLVSLKSELTSYKETFGTSMATPHVAGVAALVKAANKKLKPSEVKALLMKTATPMPPNEDNRYGSGLVNAEAAVEAALEIK; via the coding sequence ATGAAGTTCACCTTTTTTTCTTTTCTGCTAGTTCTTTCCACATGCTCCCAGGCCCTGGCAGCGCGCGCGATTGTGATGATGAAGGATGCTTCCGCTTTCCAGCGCACGCTGAACACCCGCGGCACCTGGTCCCAGTCCCTGCCGGGCAAAATCGAAAAAAGCCTGCCACAACTTCACACTTTCATCGTCGACACTGAAAACCCCGCCGACATCGAACGCCTGAAGTCCGCTCCGGGTGTGGCCTATGTCGAAAAGGAATACTTCCACCCGGCTCCCCCACGAGTCAGTGAGGGCGCCGTTCTTGCCAATATCGATGTCGTTACCCCCGGCAGCCCTTGGGGCATTGAAGCGGTGAAAGCCCCGCAAGCGTGGAGCAAATCCAACAAAGGTGATGGCATCCGCGTTCTGGTTTTGGACAGCGGAATGAATGCGTCTCATCCTTCGCTGGCTCCGAACTTTGAACGAGGCCGCAACTTCACGGGCGAAGATGGGATCTATGATTTCTATGATCGCACAGGTCACGGCACCCATGTGGGCGGCACCATTGCAGCTGCTGAAGATGGCAATGGCTTTTCCGGTGTTGCACCGAAAGCAAAACTGCTGGCCGCCAAAGTCTGTGTGGATTCAGGTTGTTCCAACACCGCTATCGTCGCCGGGATTTCCTGGGGGATTGATCAAGGTGTGGACGTGATGAATCTTTCATTGGGAAGCTCGGGTGGGTCCCCGGCTGAAAAAGCCGCTTTGTTGCGTGCGGATCAGGCCGGGATCACCGTCGTGGCGGCCACGGGGAACTATGGCATCAACGAAGTCTTCTTCCCCGCCTCCGCCCCGTCGGTGATCGCGGTGGGCGCTGTAGACAAAAATTTGAATCACGCGGTGTTTTCACAGTACGGCCCGGAAGTGTCTGTGGTGGCTCCGGGGGTTCAGATCGTGTCGACCATTCCCGTGGGCTCGGGTCGATCCAGCACTGTGACCCTTGCGGAGGCCACGGGACCACAAACACTGAAGGCCTATCACTTTAAGGGCACGGCGGTTCCTTATACTGAGCAAACACGTGCTGTCGTGGACTGCGGCTTGGGTGATCCGGCGGACTTTGCCGGGAAAGACGTCAAAGACAAACATGTGCTGGTCACTTTAAACCGCGTCACTCCGATCGAAGACCAGATCCGCAATGCCATGCGCGCCGGCGCCACCAGCGTGATTGTCGCCAACGACAGACCGGGCCTGATAGAAACGCGCTTGTTTGAAAAAGACAATGTGTTGTTTGCAGTGGGCTTTTTCGTAGAGCAGGCCGTGGGTGAAAAGATCCGCGCCTTGGTTAAAACATCGCCTGAAACTTTGGTCAGCCTGAAGTCTGAGCTTACAAGTTACAAAGAAACCTTCGGGACGTCGATGGCCACTCCGCACGTGGCCGGTGTAGCCGCTTTAGTGAAGGCTGCGAACAAAAAACTAAAGCCCTCAGAGGTGAAGGCTTTATTGATGAAAACCGCCACACCGATGCCGCCCAACGAAGACAATCGTTATGGCTCGGGCCTGGTCAATGCCGAGGCCGCGGTGGAGGCGGCTCTGGAAATCAAATAA
- a CDS encoding zinc metalloprotease, with translation MVKTLLGSLVSICFILTAGCSGSSSTESSFPHSNSRTYFKSTAKISMEVYYETGSEPFTGTTLSGMNYWQILEDNLTAIFQYRSAAPTIAVPKTLAEMTAIPAQGKTEWTGIDIVNLHKQYHSQLPTRADSRFYLYFLDGNYSTGSGPETGVIGVSLGGTPIIAIFKDVVRSSGANPNGVVPKYVEQSTLVHEMGHALGFVNNGVPMVTVHQDTAHGAHTTNSDCVMYWMNEGASDLSNFLQNYINSGDTVMWGPEVLQDAQAYSE, from the coding sequence GTGGTAAAGACGTTGCTGGGATCTCTTGTTTCAATCTGTTTTATTCTGACCGCTGGCTGCAGCGGCAGTTCCAGCACGGAATCCAGCTTTCCGCACTCAAACTCCCGAACGTATTTCAAAAGCACGGCAAAGATCTCGATGGAAGTTTATTATGAAACGGGGTCTGAACCCTTCACGGGAACCACCCTCAGTGGAATGAACTACTGGCAGATTCTGGAAGACAATCTGACGGCGATCTTCCAGTATCGCAGTGCTGCTCCGACCATTGCCGTTCCAAAAACTCTGGCCGAAATGACGGCGATCCCGGCTCAAGGCAAGACAGAGTGGACTGGCATCGATATCGTCAATCTGCACAAGCAGTATCACAGTCAGCTTCCCACCCGTGCAGATTCCCGTTTCTATCTTTATTTCCTGGACGGCAACTACAGCACCGGATCCGGCCCTGAAACCGGAGTCATAGGCGTCAGCCTTGGCGGGACCCCGATCATTGCGATCTTTAAAGATGTCGTGCGAAGCTCGGGGGCAAATCCCAACGGCGTGGTTCCCAAATACGTGGAGCAAAGCACGCTGGTGCACGAAATGGGGCACGCCCTGGGATTTGTGAACAACGGCGTTCCGATGGTCACAGTTCATCAGGACACGGCTCATGGAGCTCATACAACCAATTCGGATTGTGTGATGTATTGGATGAACGAAGGCGCTTCGGATCTATCGAACTTTCTTCAGAACTACATCAACTCGGGCGACACAGTGATGTGGGGTCCTGAAGTTCTTCAAGACGCCCAAGCCTATAGTGAATAA
- a CDS encoding TetR/AcrR family transcriptional regulator has product MELGPQKGFSLNMMSSEEKTKKTKIIVKAPTQERSRQTVATILDACSRLLVSEGFYSITTDKIAKEAGVSIGSLYQFFGNKESVVQAVVKNILEEDKRIFSEKMRAISPLPPEQRVKGMIELAVETTRRNSELRSKLTTIQYYVAEAAYMSETIRFFQEVVRYNLPQIPGRDMEKISYIMVNAFIGLTNTMAIDNPTAIHDTAVVEEIYQLFHKYLDLSGPAPVAAVNRNKGDFI; this is encoded by the coding sequence ATGGAACTAGGTCCGCAGAAAGGCTTTTCGTTGAACATGATGTCATCTGAAGAAAAAACGAAGAAAACTAAGATTATTGTAAAGGCTCCCACACAAGAACGTTCTCGCCAGACAGTAGCAACAATCCTGGATGCCTGCTCCCGCCTCTTGGTCAGTGAAGGATTCTATTCCATCACGACCGATAAAATTGCCAAAGAAGCCGGTGTCAGCATCGGTTCACTGTATCAGTTCTTTGGTAACAAAGAGTCCGTTGTTCAAGCTGTTGTGAAAAACATTCTTGAAGAAGACAAACGCATCTTCAGTGAGAAAATGCGTGCCATTTCCCCATTGCCACCTGAGCAGCGTGTGAAGGGCATGATTGAACTGGCTGTTGAAACCACTCGTCGCAACTCGGAACTTCGCTCTAAACTGACCACCATTCAGTACTATGTTGCCGAAGCTGCTTACATGTCCGAGACGATCCGTTTCTTCCAGGAGGTTGTTCGTTACAATCTTCCGCAGATCCCGGGCCGCGACATGGAAAAGATCTCTTACATCATGGTGAACGCCTTCATCGGCCTGACCAACACGATGGCGATCGACAATCCAACTGCCATCCACGATACAGCCGTTGTGGAAGAGATCTATCAGCTCTTCCACAAATACCTGGATCTAAGCGGCCCCGCTCCGGTGGCAGCTGTGAATCGCAATAAAGGTGATTTTATCTAA
- a CDS encoding lytic transglycosylase domain-containing protein produces the protein MMKLSVSVLYVFMLGAPVAMAQGNIAEQVVPQVLGRSPEESRPWRAPVFSDQTASLGYHETAFSIPKGMDKQVQFWIDIYTKYSTNQGVIHDSENVEKVYEIVDLTGLTTERAKQKRVDEVKKEIALKLNSPEAAERLRFQLGQKDRMQEAIFYSGRYIEDMEKIFRDAKVPVELTRLAFVESSFNIMARSKVGASGLWQIMPYTARPYKMISTAVDNRNHPMEATKLAAKLLRQNYSMLNSWPLAVTGYNHGPTGVRKLTEKYGTRELGQLVTDVKSSKTFGFASRNFYASFLAALEVEKNAGKYFGSVVWSKPLDSQDLKLPVSVKYKEIVAWFDGDDRKAQVFNPHLTFKARKGHPIPAKTVIAVPKDKYNVALITLARRDRMVAMEDKRK, from the coding sequence ATGATGAAACTTAGTGTCTCAGTTCTATACGTTTTTATGCTAGGCGCTCCTGTGGCAATGGCACAGGGAAATATTGCTGAGCAGGTGGTGCCGCAGGTTTTGGGTCGCAGCCCGGAAGAAAGCCGTCCTTGGCGTGCTCCGGTCTTTTCCGATCAAACCGCGTCACTGGGTTACCATGAGACCGCATTCTCCATTCCCAAAGGCATGGACAAGCAAGTTCAGTTCTGGATTGATATCTATACTAAATATTCCACCAACCAGGGTGTGATTCACGATTCTGAAAACGTTGAGAAGGTTTACGAGATCGTTGATCTGACGGGCCTGACAACAGAGCGTGCGAAGCAAAAGCGCGTTGATGAAGTTAAAAAGGAAATTGCGCTGAAGCTGAATTCCCCGGAAGCGGCGGAGCGCCTGCGTTTCCAGCTGGGTCAAAAGGACCGCATGCAGGAGGCGATCTTCTATTCCGGTCGTTATATCGAGGATATGGAAAAAATCTTCCGTGATGCCAAAGTTCCGGTGGAACTGACGCGTCTGGCGTTTGTTGAAAGTTCTTTCAACATCATGGCGCGCTCCAAAGTGGGGGCCAGTGGTCTGTGGCAGATCATGCCTTACACGGCTCGTCCTTATAAGATGATTTCAACTGCGGTGGACAACCGCAATCATCCGATGGAAGCAACAAAACTGGCGGCGAAACTTCTTCGTCAGAACTATTCCATGCTGAACTCCTGGCCGCTGGCGGTGACAGGTTACAATCACGGTCCAACCGGTGTGCGCAAGCTGACTGAAAAGTACGGCACCCGTGAGCTGGGGCAGTTGGTGACGGATGTGAAATCCAGCAAGACCTTTGGTTTTGCGTCCCGCAACTTCTATGCAAGCTTCCTGGCGGCATTGGAAGTGGAAAAGAACGCGGGCAAGTATTTCGGTTCTGTGGTGTGGTCCAAGCCGCTGGATTCCCAGGATCTGAAGCTGCCGGTGTCTGTGAAGTACAAAGAGATTGTGGCCTGGTTTGATGGTGATGATCGCAAGGCCCAGGTCTTCAATCCCCACCTGACCTTCAAGGCCCGCAAAGGCCACCCGATCCCGGCTAAGACGGTGATCGCGGTTCCAAAGGACAAATACAATGTCGCTTTGATCACCCTGGCCCGCCGCGACCGCATGGTGGCGATGGAAGATAAAAGAAAATAG
- the dacB gene encoding D-alanyl-D-alanine carboxypeptidase/D-alanyl-D-alanine endopeptidase encodes MKALLISLVVALISFNVHADDKFKDISKEFEGLAKKYGVNTKDLGIYATIGEGEELKTLLDVNGNKMMVPASISKIATASAVLASFPPGTKFKTQLLTSGDLKSGTLKGTLYLKGGGDPSFVSENMWYLVNAFTRTKIKKIEGDIVVDDSLFDRVRYDLSRQKERVDRAYDAPVGAMSFNWNSVNIFVRANGAGNGAEVTIDPENDYIRLVNKAKTVSGSANNLLADRDEDKKFPGDVIHVGGSIGQGLKEVVVFKNITQPDLWAGYNLKAFLAQRGIQLTGTIRNGVTPEKAELVAESESKPIEQMVADMNKFSNNYVAEMLTKNLGAVKKTKGATLADGVLVINEHMQSLGVPAEQYNLQSPSGLSRQNKLSSFAMWKVLQHLRNDFRVQPEFLTSLPIAGVDGTLKKRMKNSPAERWVRAKTGFLTGVVSLAGYAGLEDGRVVTFSFVYNGSTDETKIRAFFDNLLIYLVK; translated from the coding sequence GTGAAAGCTTTATTGATTTCTTTGGTCGTTGCGCTGATTTCTTTCAATGTTCACGCGGATGATAAGTTTAAGGATATTTCCAAAGAGTTTGAGGGGCTGGCTAAGAAGTACGGCGTGAACACCAAAGATTTGGGTATTTATGCGACCATCGGTGAAGGGGAAGAGCTGAAGACTCTTTTGGATGTGAATGGGAACAAGATGATGGTCCCGGCGTCCATTTCGAAAATTGCGACGGCTTCCGCGGTTTTGGCTTCATTTCCTCCGGGGACTAAATTCAAAACTCAGCTTTTGACCAGCGGGGATCTTAAAAGCGGGACCTTGAAGGGGACTTTGTATCTTAAAGGCGGCGGGGATCCTTCTTTTGTCTCTGAAAATATGTGGTATTTGGTGAATGCCTTTACCCGTACCAAAATCAAAAAGATTGAAGGCGATATTGTCGTGGACGACTCTCTGTTTGACAGAGTCCGTTACGACTTGAGCCGTCAGAAAGAGCGTGTGGATCGCGCTTACGATGCGCCGGTCGGGGCGATGAGTTTCAACTGGAATTCGGTGAATATCTTTGTGCGTGCCAACGGGGCCGGTAACGGTGCTGAAGTGACGATTGATCCGGAAAATGACTATATCCGCCTGGTGAACAAGGCCAAGACGGTGAGCGGTTCCGCGAACAATCTGCTGGCGGACCGCGATGAAGACAAGAAATTCCCAGGTGATGTGATTCACGTGGGTGGCAGCATTGGTCAGGGTTTGAAGGAAGTGGTGGTCTTTAAGAACATCACGCAGCCGGACCTTTGGGCAGGATACAATTTGAAAGCTTTCCTGGCGCAAAGAGGAATTCAACTCACCGGTACGATCAGGAACGGTGTCACACCAGAGAAGGCCGAACTGGTGGCTGAATCGGAAAGCAAACCGATTGAGCAGATGGTTGCCGACATGAACAAGTTTTCAAACAACTATGTTGCCGAGATGCTGACCAAGAATTTGGGGGCGGTGAAAAAAACAAAAGGGGCGACGCTGGCCGACGGCGTGCTTGTTATCAATGAGCACATGCAAAGTCTGGGTGTGCCGGCAGAGCAATACAATCTGCAGTCTCCTTCAGGTTTGTCGCGCCAGAACAAGCTGTCCTCTTTCGCGATGTGGAAGGTCCTGCAGCATTTACGCAACGATTTCCGGGTCCAGCCCGAGTTCCTGACCTCCTTGCCGATCGCCGGGGTTGATGGCACGCTTAAAAAACGCATGAAGAATTCTCCGGCAGAACGCTGGGTGCGTGCGAAAACGGGATTCCTGACAGGCGTGGTCTCATTAGCGGGTTATGCGGGTTTGGAAGACGGGCGAGTTGTGACTTTCTCTTTCGTTTACAACGGTTCCACGGATGAGACGAAGATTCGCGCGTTTTTTGATAATTTACTTATCTATCTTGTAAAATAA